The Couchioplanes caeruleus sequence ACCGCGCAGATGATCACCGTGCGCGATCATTACAATCCACAACCGTGACTTGCCGCATGCCCAAGTCGCTCCGCGTGCCCCTATGATGGCCTGCGTCCTCGGCGATGAAAGCCGGTGCAGCGGAAGGGATGCGAACCGTGGCCAGTGCGAAAGCGTCCAGTGAGGACGCCGTCACCGACCGGCGTGGGAAGCGCTGGCGCGGCCGTGGTGGGCTCGTCACCATCGGCACGGTGCTGGCCCTCGTCGCGGGCCTCGGGCTCACCGTGTTGGGCCTCGGCGCCGCCGATCAGGCCGTCGCCAGCTTCGACGCCGCCTCCTGGGTGTGGAGCCGCACCAAGGGCGAGGCCGCCCGGGTCAACGGCGTCACCGCCCGGGTGGACACCAGGGTCGACGTGCCACGCGCCCGCGGGCACCAGGTCCAGGTCACCCAGAATGACCGCTTCGTCATCCTGCGCGACGTGCAGACCGGCGTGGTGAGCACGATGGATCTCGTCTCCCTCAAAGAGGCGGCGACCGCCCAGACCACCTCCGGCCTCGGCGTGCGGGTCGCTCTCGACGAGGACGCCGCCTTCATCATCGACGCCGTGCAGGGCGAGGTGCGCCAGCTCGACCCGCGCACGCTGACCCCGGTCGGGCAGTCGCTGCGCTTCCCGCCCGGCATCACGGGCGGCGTCTTCGACGGCAAGGGCAATCTGTGGATCGCCGTGCCCAGCGAGGGCACGGTGTCGGTGATCACTCCCGCGCCCCTGCCCGACGAGGCCGCCACCAGCGGCTCCGGCGCCGGGTCGGCCGCGGGAGCCGGGAAGGCGGCCGCGGGCCCCGCGCTCGTGCGCACCGAGTCGGTCGCCCCGGGCAACCACGACCTCACCATCTCCACGCTGGAGAGCGGCGTCGCCGTGCTCAACCGCACGACCAACGAGCTCACGACCGTGCGCGACGCCGCCAAGCAGACCGTCGAGCTGCCGCTGGAGGGTCCCGGCTCGCTGCCCGCACACACCGAGGGCGACGTCATCCCGGTCACCGTCCCCGACGCCCGGCGCGTCTACGGCGTGAGCCAGGGCCGGACCACCGCCGACTTCCCCGTGCCGGGCGACGGCCCCGAACTGCAGGCCGCGGTCGCCTGGGAGGGCTTCTTCTACGTCGCCGACGAGTCCACCGGCACGGTGCACGTCTTCGACCAGGCCGGGCGCGTGCGCAAGGACATCGGCTTCACCGACCCCGGCGGCCCGCTCGAGCTCGAGGTCCGCGAGAGCTACCTGTTCATCAACGCGCCCAGCGCGTCCACCGCCCGGGTCGTCGACGGCGCGCACACCGTGCGGGTGGTCGACAAGTACGCCGACGACGTCCTCGGTGGCGACCCGCCGCCGACCCCGGCGGACCCGCCGCCACCCCCGCCGAAGCCGAAGAAGCCGCCGGTCACCAAGCCCGGCGCGCCCCGTGCCGTGCGGGCCGCGGCCGGCGACGCCCAGGTGCGGGTGACCTGGCAGGCGGCACCCGCCAACGGCGCGCCCATCACCCGATACGTGGTCGAGGGCGCGGAGCGCACCTTCCCGGTCGGCGCCAACCAGCGGTCTCTCGACGTCACCGGGCTGACCAACGGCGAGACGTACCAGTTCACCGTGCGCGCGGTCAATCAGAAGGGCGAGGGCCCGACCCGCACCAGCAATGCGGTCACGCCCACGGCGGAGGTGCCGGACGCGCCGACGGCCGTCAACGCCGAGGCCAAGCCGGACGGCACGGTCGTGGTGAGCTGGCCCGCCGCCAACGGGCAGGGACTGGAGATCGAGCGCTACGCGGTCACCGCGATCAGCGAGGGCGGCAGCTCGCCGGTGGGCGAGGCCAAGGACGGCACGTCGTTCACCGTCCCCGGCGGCCAGCTCGAGTACGGCAAGCAGTACGCGTTCACCGTCGTCGCCGTCAACGAGCGCGGCGCCGGCTCGAAGGCGTCGCCGGTCAGCGCGAGCGTGGTGCCCTTCACCAGGCCCGGCCGCACCGAGGGCGTCGACGCCGCGACGGTCGGCGACCGGCCCGGCACCATCCGGGTCTCCTGGGCCGCCCCGGCTGACAACGGCCGCCCGATCACCAGGTACGTCGTCGCCGCCGGCGGCCGCACCACCGAGGTCACCGACGGCACCGGTGCCACGCTGGAGGGCTTCGGCGAGGGCGAGACCGTCGCCGTCGAGGTCCGCGCGGTCAACGAGGCCGGCCCGGGTGAGCCGGGCTCCGCGACCGCCCGCACGGTGGCGAAGCCCGCGGTGACGATCACCGGGTCCTCGGCCACCTTCAACAGCGCGACGGTGACCTTCACCGTCGACGCGGGCGGCGGCACGGCGACCTGCTCGATCTCGGCCTCCGACGGCGGCGGCACCGCCACGGGCAGCTGCACCAGCCTTCAGCTCACCGGCCTCAAGCCCAGCACGGCCTACACGTTCACGGTCAGCGCGCGCAACGCGGCCGGGGAGGAGTCGAAGACCCGGGAGCAGAGGACCGACGCCCTCTTCGGCACCGCGACATGCAACAACGGCAGGAACGGCGACACCGCCACCTACTGCGACGAGGATCGCGCCGGCCGCAACGGCAACGAGATCTTCAGCGTCACCCGGCAGGACAACGGCAGGCAGGTCGGCTGGGCCAAGCCCGGCACCCGGCTCGAGGCGTACTGCAAGAAGCAGGGCGAAGAGGTCTACGCCTACATCTACAACAATGACAAGCGCAGCACCTGGTGGATCCAGGTCAACTACGAAGGCAAGAACTACATCCCGTTCGCGTGGCTCAACCTCGACGGTGGCGACAATGTGAACGACCTGCCCACGTGTTGAGGACGTCTCTGTGAGCACCGAACCCCTACCGCCCGCGCACATCGAGGGCTTCGCCGGCATCGCGGCGCAGCTCGCCGACCGGATCGGCACGGTCGTGCTGGGCAAGCCCGACGTCGTCCGGCTCGCGCTGGCCGCGTTCTTCGCCCAGGGCCACGTCCTGCTGGAGGACGTGCCCGGCGTCGGCAAGACCACGCTGGCCCGGGCGCTCGCCGCGGCCGTCCGCGGCCAGTGGCGCCGCATCCAGTTCACGCCCGACCTGCTGCCCTCCGACGTCTCCGGCGTCACGATCTTCAACCAGGCGAGCCGCGGCTTCGAGTTCCACCCCGGCCCGGTCTTCGCCAACATCGTCATCGCCGACGAGATCAACCGGGCCTCGCCCAAGACGCAGTCCGCGCTGCTGGAGGTCATGGAGGAGCGCCGGGTCACCGTCGACGGCGTACCGCACCCGGTGCCGCAGCCGTTCCTCGTGGTGGCGACGCAGAACCCGGTCGAGATGGACGGCACCTACCGGCTGCCCGAGGCCCAGCTCGACCGCTTCCTGGTCAAGCTCTCCGTGGGATACCCGGCCGAGGAGGTCGAGGTCGAGGTGCTGCGCGGCGCGGCGCTGCGCTCCCCCGACGCGCTCGAACCGGTCACCGACACGGCCACCGTCGGCGAGATGGTCCGCATGGCGTCTCGCGTGCACATCGCCGACCCGCTCTACACGTACGCGGTCCGCCTCGCCGCCGCGACCCGCGACCACCCGCAGGTCCGCGTCGGCGTCAGCCCCCGCGGCGTGATCGCCCTGACCCGCGCGGCCTCGGCCTGGGCGCTCATCAACGGACGCGGCTTCGTCCTCCCGGAGGACCTGAAGACGCTGCTCGAGCCGGTCTTCGCCCACCGCGTGCTGCTGTCGCCGGACGCCCAGCTCCGCGGCGTGACCGCGGCGGAGGTCCTCGACGACGCGGTCCGCTCGGTCCCGGTCCCGCTGCCCGACAACCAGCGCGCCGGAGCGTGAGCGCACCCGGCCCCCGCCCCCGGCTCCGCCTCCCCGGCCGAAGCCCCCGGCGACCGACACCCCCCATCCCCGACACTTCCGTGCCCAATACCTTCACCGCCCACCCCTCAACCCCCGACACCGTCACCGCCGACCCCTCAACCCCCGACACCGTCAGTGCCCACCCCTCAACCCCCGACACCCTCACCCCCAGCACCGAGGCCGCCGTCCCCGGACCCGCCGCCGGAGCCGAGACCATCACGCGCGGGACCGAGACCACCACCCGAGCGAGCGGGCTCACCGCTTCCGGACCCGCCCCCCGACCCGAGACCGCCACTCGCGGCACCTCGCGGGCCACCGCCGGACCCGAGATCACGACCCGCCGCAGCGCAACCACTGCGCACGTGAGCGAGACCGTCACCCGCGAAAGCGAGCTCACCGCGCCCGGACCCGGCAGCGGCACCCCCCGGCGCGGGCTCCTTACCCGCCTGCTCGGACTCGCCGCCCGCCGATCCGAGCTCACCGCGCACCGCGACGGGCTTGCCACCGGCCGCGGGCCTGCCGAACGCGGCGGGCCTGACGGGCGCCGCGGGCCTGCCGGGCGCCGCGGGCCTGCCGGGCGCCGCGGGCCTGACGGGCGCCGCGGGCCTGCCGGGCGCCGCGGGCTTGCCGGGCGTCGTCCCGGGGCCGCCGGGCGCGGCGCGAAGATGACCGCTCGGGGCGCCGGGGTCGTCGCCGCCGCCGTCATGCTGCTCGCGATCGGGTTCCTCTTCGGCTATCCCGACCTCGCACTGCTCGGCGCGGCCGCGGCCACGGCCGTTCTCTGCGCGGTGGCGTTCGGGCTGTGGCGGCCCCGGCTCGGCGTGGACCGGGTCGCCGAGCCCGACCGCGTCCCCCGGGGCGAGCCCGCGTCGATGACGCTGACCGTCCGCAACACCAGCCGCCTGCGGGCCGCCAACCTCGTCGCCACCGACCGGTGCGGTCCGGCGAGCGTGCCGGTGCCCCTGCTACACCTGCGCCCCGGGCGGGACACCACCGTGGAATACCCGGTGCCGACCACCCGGCGCGGGGTGGTGCCGGTCGGGCCGCTGCGGGTCACGCGTGACGATCCGCTGGGGCTGCTCACGCTGTCGCGGGCGTACGGCGGCACCACCACCGTCTGGGTGCACCCCCGGATCCACCTGCTGCGCGCCGTACCGGCGGGGATGGCGCGCAGCCTCGACGGGCGGATCGACAAGGTGCCGCACGGCACGATCACCTTCGACTCGCTGCGGGAGTACGTCGTCGGCGACGAGCTGCGCCGGGTGCACTGGCGCAGCTCGGCCAAGGTCGGCGAGCTGATGGTCCGCGAGCAGCTCGACACCAGCGAACCGACGATCGTCGTGGTGCTCGACGACCGCGCCGCGGCGCACCCGGCGCAGCGCGACGGCGTCGCCGAGTCGTTCGAGGCGGCATGCGAGGCAGCCGCCTCGATCGTCGCCGCCGCCGTCCGGGAGGATCTGCCCGTCGCCCTGCACCTCGTCTCGGGCCCGGTCACCGGACCGTTCCTCGATGTCCTCACCGAGGCCGGGCTGCGCGACGGCGACCTCACCCGGACCGTACGCAGCCTGCGCCGGAGCCGGCTCGGCGACACCCTCGTCTACCTCACCGGACCGGGCGGCCGGTCCGATCTCGGGACGGTGAGCGCGCTGCACGGGCCGTACCCGGTGGTGATCGCCGGCCTGTTCGGCGACCCTGACGCGGCACCGGTCGCCGCGGGCGGCGGGATGATCGTCATCGAGGCCGAGGACGGCGAGCAGTTCGCGGGTGCCTGGGACGGGGTCCGCGGATGGTGAGGTGGCTGCGGGCGGCGGTCGTACCCTTGGCCCTGACGGTCCTGATCGCCCTGTCCGGGGTGGTGCTCGGGCGCATCTATGCCGACGATCTGCTGCTGCGGCTGGTCGCGGGCGCGGCGCTGGGTTCCGTGGGCGTCGGCGTCGCCGTGCGGCGGCTGCCGTCGTGGACCGTCGCGCCGATCTCGGTCGTGGCGCTGGCGGGGTACACGGTCGGAGCGCTCAAGATCGCCGCCGGGCACGCCGCGCTCACCGACCCGCTGTCGCAGATCGTCACCGACGCCCTGGTCAACGGCATTCCGCGGCTGCTGACCGCCATGATCCCGGTGGAGGCCACGCCGGACACCGTGGTCGTACCGGTGATCGCCGCCTGGCTGGCCGGGCTCGCCGGGAGCGAGGTCGCGGTCCGCGCCGGCCGGGTGCTGCTGGGCTGCGTACCGGCGGCGGCCCTGTACGGCGGCGCGCTCTACGTCGTCGGGCCGAACGCGGGAAGCGCCGGATGGCCGACGCTCACCTTCGCCGGCGCGGTGGTCGCCGCCCTGGCCGTCACCGCGCGTCCCGCCGGCGGCCCGTCGCTGGCCGGCATGCCGGCGAAGACCCGCGCCGCGGTGCGGGGCCGCGCGCTCGCCGGGTCGGCCGCCGGCCTGACGGTCCTCGTCGGCCTGATCGCGGCGCTCGGCCCGTGGGTCGGCGGCCGGGTCACCGCGACCCCGGTCGACCCGCGACGGTACGTCGAACCGCCGCGAGTGGACAGCCTGGACGAAAGCCCGCTGAACCGGATCTCGGGCTGGGCGCTCGCCCCGGAGCAGAAGCTGCTCGAGGTCGGCCCGGCCGTGGCGGGCAAGGGCAAGATGCGGCTGCGGCTCGCGGTGCTCCCGGACTACGACGGCATCACGTGGCGGGTCGGGGCGACGTACCGCAATGCCGGACGGGTGCTGCCCCGGGCGCCGCTGCTGCCGGACGTGCCCGTCACCAGGGTCACCCAGGACATCACGGTGCAGGAGCTGACCGGACGGCTGCTGCCGGTGGTGCCGACCCCGGCCGGCGTGGACGGCACCCGCATCGCGTACGACGCCGCCACCGGCACGGTGATCCGCCCGGAGGAGCTGCGGCCCGGGCTGCGCTACACCGTCACGTCGGACACCCAGGAGCCGGACTTCAACCTGCTGCCCACCGCCGACTCGCCCACCGGTGACGCGGTGGCCCGTTTCCTCACCGTCGGCGCGGGCGTGCCCGAGCCGATCCAGCGCCTCGCCGACGACCTGGCGGACGGCAACGGCGCCGCCTACGACCGCGCGATGGCGATCGAGGAGTTCCTCGCCGAGCACTACCGCATGGTGGCGGACGCGCCGAGCGGTCACGC is a genomic window containing:
- a CDS encoding AAA family ATPase, coding for MSTEPLPPAHIEGFAGIAAQLADRIGTVVLGKPDVVRLALAAFFAQGHVLLEDVPGVGKTTLARALAAAVRGQWRRIQFTPDLLPSDVSGVTIFNQASRGFEFHPGPVFANIVIADEINRASPKTQSALLEVMEERRVTVDGVPHPVPQPFLVVATQNPVEMDGTYRLPEAQLDRFLVKLSVGYPAEEVEVEVLRGAALRSPDALEPVTDTATVGEMVRMASRVHIADPLYTYAVRLAAATRDHPQVRVGVSPRGVIALTRAASAWALINGRGFVLPEDLKTLLEPVFAHRVLLSPDAQLRGVTAAEVLDDAVRSVPVPLPDNQRAGA
- a CDS encoding DUF3488 and transglutaminase-like domain-containing protein, whose translation is MVRWLRAAVVPLALTVLIALSGVVLGRIYADDLLLRLVAGAALGSVGVGVAVRRLPSWTVAPISVVALAGYTVGALKIAAGHAALTDPLSQIVTDALVNGIPRLLTAMIPVEATPDTVVVPVIAAWLAGLAGSEVAVRAGRVLLGCVPAAALYGGALYVVGPNAGSAGWPTLTFAGAVVAALAVTARPAGGPSLAGMPAKTRAAVRGRALAGSAAGLTVLVGLIAALGPWVGGRVTATPVDPRRYVEPPRVDSLDESPLNRISGWALAPEQKLLEVGPAVAGKGKMRLRLAVLPDYDGITWRVGATYRNAGRVLPRAPLLPDVPVTRVTQDITVQELTGRLLPVVPTPAGVDGTRIAYDAATGTVIRPEELRPGLRYTVTSDTQEPDFNLLPTADSPTGDAVARFLTVGAGVPEPIQRLADDLADGNGAAYDRAMAIEEFLAEHYRMVADAPSGHAYPNLSYFLFGPRDRGGQRGTSEQFAASFALLARLTGLPSRVVVGFDAPKAGGPVTGGDAIAWPEVLFDDLGWVAFDPLPKSDDPPRPVEDDFTPKPSPPPPASEPPPATDLPSSSAPPAVAAPPARTGGGPSRVLVASGTSGATLLVLAAAAATLLSMRRSLRRRRLSTGGAAERITGAWFEFTDALRLAGSPVPTHLAATEAAAFAANAFPSRATAPDTAETRDASHEEASAEAPPLRRAAPSADAGLPPLDALVTAVNTVAFAPASATDDQAQRAGGQAVAYATALRQRRSWWRRAWWSLHPGPLRWHPPRR
- a CDS encoding fibronectin type III domain-containing protein, which produces MASAKASSEDAVTDRRGKRWRGRGGLVTIGTVLALVAGLGLTVLGLGAADQAVASFDAASWVWSRTKGEAARVNGVTARVDTRVDVPRARGHQVQVTQNDRFVILRDVQTGVVSTMDLVSLKEAATAQTTSGLGVRVALDEDAAFIIDAVQGEVRQLDPRTLTPVGQSLRFPPGITGGVFDGKGNLWIAVPSEGTVSVITPAPLPDEAATSGSGAGSAAGAGKAAAGPALVRTESVAPGNHDLTISTLESGVAVLNRTTNELTTVRDAAKQTVELPLEGPGSLPAHTEGDVIPVTVPDARRVYGVSQGRTTADFPVPGDGPELQAAVAWEGFFYVADESTGTVHVFDQAGRVRKDIGFTDPGGPLELEVRESYLFINAPSASTARVVDGAHTVRVVDKYADDVLGGDPPPTPADPPPPPPKPKKPPVTKPGAPRAVRAAAGDAQVRVTWQAAPANGAPITRYVVEGAERTFPVGANQRSLDVTGLTNGETYQFTVRAVNQKGEGPTRTSNAVTPTAEVPDAPTAVNAEAKPDGTVVVSWPAANGQGLEIERYAVTAISEGGSSPVGEAKDGTSFTVPGGQLEYGKQYAFTVVAVNERGAGSKASPVSASVVPFTRPGRTEGVDAATVGDRPGTIRVSWAAPADNGRPITRYVVAAGGRTTEVTDGTGATLEGFGEGETVAVEVRAVNEAGPGEPGSATARTVAKPAVTITGSSATFNSATVTFTVDAGGGTATCSISASDGGGTATGSCTSLQLTGLKPSTAYTFTVSARNAAGEESKTREQRTDALFGTATCNNGRNGDTATYCDEDRAGRNGNEIFSVTRQDNGRQVGWAKPGTRLEAYCKKQGEEVYAYIYNNDKRSTWWIQVNYEGKNYIPFAWLNLDGGDNVNDLPTC
- a CDS encoding DUF58 domain-containing protein, which translates into the protein MTARGAGVVAAAVMLLAIGFLFGYPDLALLGAAAATAVLCAVAFGLWRPRLGVDRVAEPDRVPRGEPASMTLTVRNTSRLRAANLVATDRCGPASVPVPLLHLRPGRDTTVEYPVPTTRRGVVPVGPLRVTRDDPLGLLTLSRAYGGTTTVWVHPRIHLLRAVPAGMARSLDGRIDKVPHGTITFDSLREYVVGDELRRVHWRSSAKVGELMVREQLDTSEPTIVVVLDDRAAAHPAQRDGVAESFEAACEAAASIVAAAVREDLPVALHLVSGPVTGPFLDVLTEAGLRDGDLTRTVRSLRRSRLGDTLVYLTGPGGRSDLGTVSALHGPYPVVIAGLFGDPDAAPVAAGGGMIVIEAEDGEQFAGAWDGVRGW